The following DNA comes from Acidobacteriota bacterium.
GCGTCCCCTAAGATATTCCTTGACAAGAGATTGGCTGGGTCGTACATTTATAGGGGCAAGATATGCGCCGGAGGGAAATTCACTGCGCAAGAATTATTTGTGTGAACCTGTAAGACAATTCGATTGTTATCGTCTTAATATCAGGAGGATAGGTTTATGAAAGGCAGAGCTCTCACCATCGTTGTGATGCTGCTGGTTCTGGCTGTCGCATGCTTCATCTCCGGTCCTGCGGTATCGGGTGAGCATCCGTGGGATGCCGACGAAGAGGACAAACAGCCGCTTAACCCCGGCAGCGACGAGGACACCCTCATTGCTCCTGAAAGCTACCCGGAAATGAGTGACAGTCCGGACTGGTACTGGTATTTGTACGTGCTGTACAATGCAACCCAGGTGTAAGCAGGTGGTGTACTTGGAGATGATTCCCTGGATGGCGGTGCATTCGGGGAGGAAATGCATGTGTTCAGAAGCAGCGAGCCATGATGTGATGACCTAAACAGGACCGACAATTATCGCCCGGCGTGACTGACCGGGCGAAAGAAGTTAGCTAATGCAGACTTCCTCACAAAAGTTGGACTTCGATAACCGCCTGTTATCAGTCGAAGAGCTTTTTAGGCAGCGGAAATATGACGTTGCCCGCCGCGAGTTGGAGGGCCTGAGCGAAGAGGACTTCAACGGCGGCCAGCATGAAGCAGGGTTGCTTCTGGCTCTGAAGACTGACATTTGTTTCAACGACGGGGTTTACCGGCAGGCGATTGAGATGGGCCTGCGCGGTGCCAGGATCCTGGCTGGTTTTCCACTCAACCGTCGCTACGGGCGGCTGTTGCTGGTCTTGTCCAAGACCTTCTCGGCGCTTGGCGATCTCAAGAACGCTGAAATCCGAGCACACGACGCGTTAGCATCCTATCGTCGGGCAGATGAGCCGCTGGGGCAGGTGGACGCGCTTAACGAGTTGGCGCGCATCGCCTTTACGCGAGGTGACTTCCAAGCTGCGGCCGGGTTTCTTGAAGATGCCATTGAGCAGGCTGCCGGAGATGACCGAAAAGTCGCTCTGTTGACCGGTAACGCCGGTGTCCTTCATACCCTGACCGGCCAGTGGAACCAGGCGGAATTGGATCTGAAGGCAGCCCTTAAGTACCACACTGAGGTCTCCAACGAGATCTCCGCAGCCCGCAACCTTCTGTCCCTGAGTTACCTGCATATCTGCAGGCGCGAGTTCGTCTTCGCCGAGCGTTTTCTGTCCAAGGCGTTGAAGCTGATCGAGAAGCTGGACCTCAAGCGCGAAAAGGTCATCTATCTCGAATACATCGGCGAGCTGGCTCTGGAGAAGGGGGACGCATTCAAAGCCAAGTCCCTGCTTGCCGAAGCTTACCATGAAGGCCGGCTGCTGGCTTCCGGGTCAGCGCTCGTCTCGCAGTCAGGCCGGCGTCTCGCCGAAGCGGAACTGCTCCTGGACAACCATGACGAGGCCATGAAGTACGGGCAGAAGGCACTGGAGTTGTCTCTGCAGATCGGTGAGAAGTCTGAGTTGGTGATGGCCCGGCGCGTCACCGGGCTCGTTTTTGCGGCCCGGGGCGAGTATGAAGACGCTCTGAAACACGTCAATCAGGCCGTGGAGCTGGCACGTGAAGTGCGGGATCCTCTGACACGGGCCCGCACGCTGTTGTCGCTGGCCGACATCAAAATCGCGGCTGGATCGGACGAGGTTCAGCGGATTCGTGCCGTCCTTGACGAAGCCAGACGCCTCTTCAAGAAGCTCGGGCTTGATTACTGGGTTGCCGAGACCGACCTGAAGGCCGGCACGTTTGCCTGCCGGCAGGGTGATCTTCCGCGTGGCTTCAAGAGGCTCAGCCGTGCCGAGAAGACATTCTCAATGCTGGGCGACTCGGCCAGGGTTCGCAAGGTGCACCAGTTTCTAACGACACTGGCCGATCAGGCGGTGGCGCTGTCGGTTTCCCAGGAAAACGAATTCAAGGTCTTCGGTACTTTGCTCAACCAGTCCGATCTGGAGGATTTGAGGACCGGCCGCATCGACCAGGTTCTGGAGGTGTTGACGCGCCGGACGGGTGCTGCGCGCGCCATCATCTTTACTCCCGATTTCGAAGACAGTCCGGTCACGGCTTCTTTTCCCCTGACCCCCTTCCAGGCACGCAGGTTTGCAGACGGTTTCGGGCAGTTGATGGGTGAAGAGATCGCCCGCGACAGACCCACCCTTTTGCTCGATTGTCGGCGCGATCCTTACATTAACAACCTCCTGCCCGATATTCCGGACGTGGTGGCCAGCGTGATCGTTATTCCGTTCAAGATGAGCGACAATACCACCAGTTACATATACCTGGACAAGCTGTCGTTCGACAATACGCTGAACCCGTTCAGCCAGACGCAGTTGAATTTCGCCGTCGGCTTTTCCGATATCATCGCCTTTAAGTCGGCAGAGTTGCACAAGATGAAGCTGCAGGAGGATAACCGCCGCCTGAAGGCCCAGTTGCAGGAGCAGGCGGCGTTCCCGAACATTCTCACCCGCAACTCGGCCATGCTGGAACTGTTGTCGCAGGTACGGCAGGTCGTCGACTCCAATATCTCGGTAGCCATCGAAGGTGAGACGGGCTGCGGCAAGGATATTCTCGCGCGTGCGATTCACTACAATTCCGGCAGGCGCGACCGGCGGTTTATTTCCGTGAACTGTGCGGCCCTGCCTGAGACACTTCTCGAATCGGAACTGTTCGGTTACCGGAGAGGTGCCTTCACCGGCGCCGATCGTGACAAGTCGGGCCTTTTTGAAGAGGCCGACCGCGGCACCTTCTTCCTGGATGAAATCGCCGACATGCCGTTAAGCGTGCAGGCGAAAATCCTGCGAGTGCTGGAGGAGCAGGAGATTGTCCGTCTTGGCGAGAGCGTTCCGCGCAAAGTGGATGTTCGTATCATTTCAGCGACCAATCGTGATCTCAAGGAAGAGATGGAGACGGGGCGGTTCCGACCCGACCTGTATTATCGGCTGTCGGCTCTGACGTTCCGGCTACCGGCACTTCGAGAACGGAGAGAGGATATCCCTCTGCTGGTCAATCACTTCCTGGGGGAAAGCGGCAAGCGGGTCTCGCCTGAGGTCATGCGAGCGCTGGTCGCCTACGGTTGGCCCGGGAACGTTCGGGAGCTGGAGAATGAGATCAAGAAAATGGTCCTGCTTACCGGCGACATCGAGGAGATCGGTGCCGCTGTTCTCTCAGGCAAGATAGTCTCGGTCAGTCAGCACGCGGCGCCGGAGTTGGATGCTGATCTTTCCGGATATGACGAACTCGCGTTTGACGAGCAGTACTCTCTTTATGACTATCTGGAGGCGCATGAGCGCCGCTTCATCATCCAGGCGCTCAGGGAGCGCAACGGTGTCAAGAAGCACGCGGCGGCGGCACTGAACATTCCCGAATCGACCCTGCGCCTGAAGATCAAGCAGTACAACATCGATCTCGACCGGCTTGACGCGGTCAACTGACTTGCTGTCAGGTCCGGTTGTAAGGTGTTGCGTCCCCGTCGACGGGACGCTTTTTTATAGCCTATGACCAGAGCGCGCTACGACGCACATTTCGCCGCCGATCCGTACTACAACATGGCCTTTGACGAATGGCTGCTTTGTCGGGCCCTCGCCGAGCCAGCCTCCATATTCGTCCGGCTGTATACGTGGCGGGTGGGGGCTATAACGTTCGGGTTCAACCAGAACGAGAGAACCGCCCTCGATTTCTCGCGCCTTGACGGCACTCCGGTCATTCGGCGGGTGACCGGGGGGCGGGCCGTGTTTCACGACCCCTCGGAGTTGACTTACGCGGTCGCTGTCAACAGGGAAGGCCTGGCGCACGCAAGCTTGTCCGGCTCGCTCTCGCAGACCTGCCGGGCCATAGCCGGGGCGCTCCAGGATTTTCTCGACCGGGTCGGGGTCGTCTCGGAGTATGTCCACGTCTCGACGCCGGGGCAGGGGCGGCGGGAGTTTTTCAACAAGGCCCCGTGTTTCGCCTCGGCGGCGCGGCATGAGTTGGTGGCGGCCGGCCGTAAGGTGGTGGCTTCCGCGCAGAGGCGTATTGGCCCGGCGCTGCTCCAGCACGGGTCGATCAAAATGGGCGGAGTGGCCGTACATCCGGCGCTGCACGGCCCGGCTGACTCGCCCCAAAACCCCCTTCCCCTGACCGGCCGGGAGTTCGCCGCGTGGTCTGAGGACTTTGCCGCCACCCTGGCCGGTTCTCTCGGAATCGATATCGAGCCGGACGCGCTTTCGTCACATGACGTACGGCAGGTAGCCGCACGCGTCGAATACCTCAAAAAAAACTCCTGCGCGAAGCGTCAAATTGTTAAACGACTGTGACCCCCAAATAGTCTTAAAGGTAGCGGTTTAGGGCGGTGACGTCCAAAAAATCGCTTGACTTGCAAGGCCAGGGAAAGGTATTTTCCTGATCTGAAGTGAGTTCGGCAGCGTCTGGTAAGCACCGATGAGTGATAGGATTGAGGAGTGTTTTCCGCCCTTCGTGAGGGGGGTTCAGATGCCGTCAATCCTGTCTCGTGTGCGCTCGCTCCGGCTCGCGGGAAGGCAGTCAGTTGGAGGTAAACCGCTTTACGGGAATGGATGCAGCTGAGCCAAACGTCAGGCGTGACCGATAGGGAGCGTCAGTCGGGCTCATCGAGGAGGAAGAGAGATGGTTTTCAATACCCGGAAGACTCGTGTCGTGTTAGCGGCCATAGCGGGTATGCTGGCCCTGTTGCCTTTGATCGTTTTGGCTGGCTCCACGGGGCAGATCAAGGGGAGGATTATTGACGCAGAGACGGGCGAACCGGTTGTCCAGGCATCGGTACTTATTCTTGGTACTACCATGGGCAACACTACGGACTTGGATGGGTATTACCTCATCTCACGGGTGCCACCGGGAACGTATACGGTTAGAATGTCTTCCGTCGAATACAAGACTGTCGATATTACCGACGTTGTCGTGAGTGCCGACCTCACCAGCGAGCAGAACCGGGAAGTGGAGAAGAAAGTCACCGAACTCGATGAGACTATCACGGTGAAGGGGACGCGTGACCTTCTCGACAAGTTCCAGACCGGCACGCAGGTCAACATCAGCCAGGAGACTATCAAGCATCGGCCGGTTCAGACGGTGGACGCGCTGCTCGAGCAGGTTCCGGGTGTTCAGACGACGGCGGCCGGTGAGGTGTTCGTCCGCGGCGGCCGGGCCGGGGAGGTTTCGTTTATCGTCGACGGTGTGCCGATCGGTGATCCGCTCGGCGGCCTCGGACAGTCCGGCGCTAACCTCTCGCTGGTGTCCGGCTCGATCCAGGAAATCCAGATCATTAAGGATGGGTTCGATCCTGAGTACGGAAACGCGCTCTCGGGCATCGTGAACATCCGGAGCCAGACGGGGTCGAAGGACGCCACTCGCTTTAATATGCAGATCCTCACCGATGACCTCGGCAACTCCGACCTCAATGAGTTCTCGCGGAATTACGATTACATGCGGGCTTCTATTTCCGGTCCCGATCCGATTATAGCCGACAAGCTGTTTCCGGCCCTCGGCCTGAATTTCCTCGTCGACAAGGAGTTCACTTACTACCTGTACGGCGAGATGGAGAAGGACGATGGTGTTTTTCAGTACACCTCGTTTGACACGCCAGAAACGCGGCGTGACTGGTCGTCCTTCAACCTCTTTGGTTTTGACGTTCCCGAGCGGCTGCGCAACCGGTACCACGTCCAGGCGAACTTCAAGATGCGCCCCAAGCAGAACATGCGCGTGGTGCTGTCACTGAAGAAGTGGATTACGCGCAACACGAAATTCGCGTGGGATCACCGCTACTCGTCGGCTACGGCACCGGTGGAGCGGCAGGAGAGGTCTGCTGTATCGCTGGAGCTTATCCAACAGGTCTCCAAAGACATGAACTATGAAGCCATTCTCTCGGTCACGAATTTCGCGTATTCCGAGAAGCCCGGCGACCCGGACAACCCGGGGCGGGGGCTGGACCCTGACGACTTCCTGCTGCAAAGCGACTGGGAAGACTGGTCCGACACCAACCGCAACGGCATATATGACGCTCCGGAACCGGTGATCAACCTTTTCCCGGATACGGCCACGTTTGGCACCAACTTCTCCGGCCCTGCGTACACGTACGGAGAGTTCTATGACCTGGACGGGGACGGTGTTTTCGACGACGATGCCCTGATTCTGCCCAACGTCCAGGGAGGCGGCATTATTGAGGGCAACTTCCGCTTCAACAACAACGGCGTCTATGATCTTCTTGAGGGGGAAGCGTTTATAGATCTCAACGGCAACGGCGTGTGGGACCGCGGTGAGTTCCTTACCGACAAGAACGGCAACGGCCAACTCGACCGTTACCGCCTTTCGCCGATCAACACGCGTGACGATGAGCCGTTCATCGACGGTGACTCGATCCTGGGTGAACCGTTCACCGACATCAACTCCAACGGCGGCTACGACATTGGCATCGACATTTTCGTGATCAGCGACGATGAAAACGTCAACCAGGATTACAACCACAACGGCCGGTACGACGGTCCCGAGGACCGTTGGACGCCGAAAGTTCCCTACTGGGATCGGAACGGCAACGGGATCTACGACGAGCCCAACACGGTGTATGATCCGGGTGAACCGTACGTTGACGTGAACGGTAACGGCGAGTACGATTTCGGCGGCTCCGGGACGTTCCTCAACTCGAATCAGCACCAGGATACAACCAGGTGGCATCACCGTGAGGTACGCACGTACCGGGGTGAGGTGAAGGTTTTCCGCCAGATGGGCAAGCACGAAGTGAAAGGCGGGGTGGCGCTGACCTACGAGGATCTCATCTACCAGGAGATAGAGCGTCCGTACCTGCCGTACACCGGCCGTGAGGACGGCGGTCCGTATCCGGATCGCGGCGCTTTCCGCGACTTTTACAGTTTCAAACCGTGGACCGGCACCGTATACATGCGTGACAAGCTGGAGTACGGTTCGATGATCGCCAATCTGGGCCTGCGCCTGGATTTCTTCCTGCAGGATACGGACCGTCTTGCTGACATTCTTCGGTCTGATGACCGCGGCGGCATTATCGACGGCGACCGCCACAAGATCTCGCCGCGTATCGGGTTCTCATACCCCATCTCGGACAAGGCCAAGGTCTATTTCAACTACGGTCACTTCTTCCAGTTGCCGCAGTTTATGTTGATGTACGCGCGGAACACGTCGTCGGTGAACCAGAACGACGTTATCGGTAATCCGAACCTGGATTACCAGAAGACGATCCAGTACTCGTTCGGCGTCAAGTATGCCATGTCCGAAAGCTACTCCGTCGACCTGCAGGGTTACTTCAAGGACGAGTTCGACAAGATTAACTCGGCGCGTATCCGTGACGGCTCCGTTTTCCGCCAGGCCTATCGCAACAGTGACTATGGTCGCAGTCGAGGCGTTGAGGTCACGCTGGAGAAGCGCACCGGCAACGTCAGCGGCCAGGTCAGTTACACTTACGCCTTCGCCTTCGGTAAGGCGTCCAAGCACAACGAATTCTTCCTGTCGGACTTCCTGCTGTCTCGTGAGCCGCTCTCGGAGCGTGCCCTGGACAACGACATCAGGCACAGCCTCAAGGCCGGCATCCAGATATATATGCCGAGGACGAGTAAGCCGCGACTGTTCGGTTTTCCGATTCCCAGCGGGTGGTCGCTGACCATCCAGTCGGTTATTGAGTCGGGGATGCCGTTCACGCCGGCCCAGAGCTTCCCGGATATTTCCGCTGACGGTACGGAGGACATCGAGAGGAACTCGATGCGGTTGCCATCGACGGCCGTGTTTGACGCCCGGTTCTCGAAGGAGTTCGAGCTGGCCGGCGTTGACTGGGAGGTTATCTTCTGGGTTGAGAACCTGCTGGACAGCCGTAACGTTTTGGGCGTGTACTCAGGCACCGGTCGGGCCGACACGGACCAGAACCGCAACCAGGTAGTCTTCGGCGGCACCGAGTTCTCCAAGAACCCGTTAAACTGGGACTACGGCCGTCAGATTCGGGTCGGTCTGGAGATGAGCTTGTAATGTGAGCGTGTTAGAAGTTAAGCGATGAGAATAGATGAGGTAGACATGTGTATTGACAATAACCGGCAGAGGAGGCGCCGCCTGCGGGTCGTCCTTGTGGCTGTTCTCTGCATGATTGGCGCTGCGGGTTTGTGGCTGCCTGGAGACGTTGCCGCTCAGGCTAAGGTAGGTACGACGGGCGCGCAGTTCCTCGAACTCGGCCCCTCGGCGCGGGCAATGGGGATGGCCGAAGCGTTTTCCGCCGTGGTCGACGACATCTCCGCGGTGTACTACAATCCGGCCGCGCTGACGTCGCTCCTGGGCCGCGAGGTCATGTTCACGTACGTCGATATGCCCGCTGACATTCAGTACGGTTTCCTCGGTCTCGGCTTCCCGCTCGAATCCATCGGCGGCGTGCTGGGGTTCGGCGCCTTTGGCCTGACCAGCGGCAGCATGGTTGAGCGGACGTACGAGCAGGGGACGATGGAAGGTACGGGGCGGGAGTTCAGCTGGAACGACTTCTCCATGGCGGTAAGCTACGGCCGGTATCTGACGGATCGCTTCTCGGTCGGCGTCACGCTCCGCTACATCGGTGAGTTCGTCCACAACTACTCCACCAGCGGCTGGTCGGCCGACGTCGGGACCTCCTATGACACGGGGTATCGCGGGTTCAAAATCGCTATGGCGATCACCAACTTCGGCCCGGACCTCCAGTTCATCGAGAAGGAATACCCGCTGCCGATCAATTTCCGGTTTGGCAGCGCCATAAACGTTGTGGAGTCCGTAGAGCACGTCGTCACCATGTCGGCCGAGGGCTCGCACCCGTCCGATAATTTGGAGAAGTACAATGCCGGTGCTGAGTACATGTTCAAGGATCGCTTCATCCTTCGTGCCGGCGGCCGGTTCAACTATGACGCCGATGGGTTCACCGCCGGCGGCGGGGTCCGAGTTCCGTTTGGCGAAGAGGGCGAACTGCGACTTGATTACGCCTTCCAGGATTTCGGAATCCTGACGGAAATCCACCGGTTCTCAATGTCAATCGCGTTCTAGGGAGAGACGAGGAAATGACTATGAATTTTCGCAAAGCGGCGGTGGCCGCCCTGCTTGGTATCACAATCTTGGCGATGCTCTCTCTCTATGTGCCGGGGTGTACCGATCGTCTCAGCGGCGAAAAGACCCCGAATCAGGCGCCCGTCGTCTGGTTTGTCAACGTCCCGCCCGAGGACAGCCGGACCAGCACTAACCCGATCATTAACTGGGTTGGACAGGATATCGACGGCCAGGTGGTGATGTTTCGCTACGTCGTGTTCACCGAGCAGGAAATAATCGATACCTACTACGACGGTATTCCGCCGGTGCTCCCGCTCGACAGTGCCAGTGTCCAGCCGTTCGTCGACGAAGCCCTGATGAAGCTCGAGGATATCGGGTGCGACACCGTGTATGAGGAAACGGCCGGGGGTATCGACACGGTTATCGACTGCGATACGACCGAGATCTGGACCTATCTGGAGGTTGACCCGCAGGCCGGCGATCCCAAGACGAGCAATATCATTCCGATGTCGGCGGAAGTCTCGGACCCCGTCCGGGTTCTCATCAGGCAGTACATTTTCGTGCAGGCTTTCGATGAGCAGGGATTGGGCTCGGAGATTATCTTCCGTGCCTTCGACCGTAACGACAACCCGCCTGACACCCGCATCATCGGCTTCCTCGGCGGACCGTTTATCAACGCCGAATCGTCCGGCGGTTCCGTGACCGGTGTCCACATGCGGTGGCAGGGTTCCGATATCGTCGATTTCCCGACTGATCCGCCTCCCTTCGAATTCGAGTGGCGCCTGTATGGCCCCTACCTGTCCGACACTATCAACGACAGCACCTGGGAGGAGATTCAACTGCGGTTTGTCAGGACAGTCTTCGTCACGAGGGACGCCCGCTTGTTCAGGTACGGGGAGAATGATACGCTGGTCACCTGCGATACCTCCTGGGTGCCGTACCTTGATACGGTCATCGAGGTCATTGAATGTGACAGCATCCCGATCGACACTATTACCGTGTCCAACGTCCTGGGCTACATAGATACGATCTATGATGTCGCAGATCCGGACTTTGCCGCTGACCCGCTGTTTGACCGCGTCGCGGCGCAGTCATATGATACTACGGACAGGGACGAGTGGATCAGCAACCTGCGCGACTCCGTCTATGATGTGTTTGCAGCCGAACCCTCGGATACGACCCAGGAGCAGTACTTCATTTTCTGGGTCCGTAGCCGCGACGATGCCAAAGTTCCGGACATGACACCGGCTTTCGAGACGTTCAGCGTTATCGATCCGCACTACGAGCGCGATATCGGCATTCTGGACGTGCAGTTCAGTTTCTTCATAAACGCCGGGATCAGAGACTCGGCCCGGGCTTACTGGGTGCGGGCCATTGATGGCTGGGAAAACAGCGCGGGGACAGCCGGCAATTCGGGCGCTTACGACGACGCTACCGACTACATGATAGTAAACGTGGCGCAGGGAATCGGTGTCTCTTTACGCCAGATGCTCGCCCACAAGATCCTGATTTTAGTTAATGACAACTCCTATCCCGGAGCGATGGCCAACCCTGACTTTAGTGATGATATCTTCACGGCCATAGATGCCGGCGTCAACGTATGGATGTGCGGCAGGGCACAGTTCTTCGGTGGCGAGGCCAGCGGGCCGAATTTCGAACCGATGGGCGGTGCGCCGGCGGGACTGGCGCTCAACATTCTGTTCTACTTCGGGATCGAGCAGTTTGCGTATTCCGGGTGGGAATGGCACATCCTGGGCCGGCCCTTGCCTCTGCCGCCGGTCCGGATAGAGGACTTCGTGGGCGCGCTCAGCCTGGAGAAGGACATCTTCCCCAATCTCACGGTCGACACCGCACAGTTGCACCAAAGGTACCTGTGGAAGGATCACTACCCGTGGAATTCTGATATAGCCGCCCTTCCGGAGGTGGACTGGTTCATCAGGACACCGGGATCGCTGGCTATGTACCTGTACAAGTCAAAGTACGGCTCCAAGCATTTCCTGAACGATCCCAACTTCGACTTCCAGGGCAAGCCGGTGGCGCATCGCCTGAACCGTGGTCTCTTCAGGACCGTATACTTCATGTTCACGCCGTACGCCCTGGCGGACTCGAGCATGCAGGTGACGATCGACGCCGTTCTGGACTGGCTGTACGAGAGGTATGCCACGACACCGCCTGCTGCGCCGAGGTACCTGGACGCCGGCATGCCGACCACGGTGCAGGAGGTTCGGCAGCGGTACTGGGAGCGTATGGAACGCAAGGCGCTGCAGGACCCCAAATTGGCCGAGACGTTCCGGTAACCGGGGACTGAAGCCGGCTTGAGCTCTGACGACCGGCTTACGATATCAGGGCGGGATTGCTCCGGCGATCCCGCCTTTCTTATTGGAGGTGGTCGCGGATCTCGCGCAAGGCGGAATGGTTCGGGAAACGGACCAGTGCCACCTGGAGAACGGAGTCAGCCGTGTTCAGGTGGCCGAGTGCCGCGTGCGCGGTTATGAGGTTCACGTAAGCGTCGGCAAACTGCGGGTCCGTCGTGATGGCCAGTTGGCCGTACCGGATTGCCTGTCCGTAAAGCCCATTGATCCCCCCTAAGAACGCCAGTTGGTGATATGCTTTCGCCTTCTCCCGAACGAATCGTGCCCGCTCGGTCATGAACAGCCGGCTGAACGCCAGGTCGTCGATCTCCACCGGGACCGGCTCGGATCGCGCTGCTCGAAGCAGCAGGGATTCAGCTTTCGCGTGCTCACCCCGATCGGTGAGAAACACCGCCGCCTCGTTCAGAAGGTAGAGGTTATCGTGGGTGGCGCGGGCGGCGG
Coding sequences within:
- a CDS encoding sigma 54-interacting transcriptional regulator codes for the protein MQTSSQKLDFDNRLLSVEELFRQRKYDVARRELEGLSEEDFNGGQHEAGLLLALKTDICFNDGVYRQAIEMGLRGARILAGFPLNRRYGRLLLVLSKTFSALGDLKNAEIRAHDALASYRRADEPLGQVDALNELARIAFTRGDFQAAAGFLEDAIEQAAGDDRKVALLTGNAGVLHTLTGQWNQAELDLKAALKYHTEVSNEISAARNLLSLSYLHICRREFVFAERFLSKALKLIEKLDLKREKVIYLEYIGELALEKGDAFKAKSLLAEAYHEGRLLASGSALVSQSGRRLAEAELLLDNHDEAMKYGQKALELSLQIGEKSELVMARRVTGLVFAARGEYEDALKHVNQAVELAREVRDPLTRARTLLSLADIKIAAGSDEVQRIRAVLDEARRLFKKLGLDYWVAETDLKAGTFACRQGDLPRGFKRLSRAEKTFSMLGDSARVRKVHQFLTTLADQAVALSVSQENEFKVFGTLLNQSDLEDLRTGRIDQVLEVLTRRTGAARAIIFTPDFEDSPVTASFPLTPFQARRFADGFGQLMGEEIARDRPTLLLDCRRDPYINNLLPDIPDVVASVIVIPFKMSDNTTSYIYLDKLSFDNTLNPFSQTQLNFAVGFSDIIAFKSAELHKMKLQEDNRRLKAQLQEQAAFPNILTRNSAMLELLSQVRQVVDSNISVAIEGETGCGKDILARAIHYNSGRRDRRFISVNCAALPETLLESELFGYRRGAFTGADRDKSGLFEEADRGTFFLDEIADMPLSVQAKILRVLEEQEIVRLGESVPRKVDVRIISATNRDLKEEMETGRFRPDLYYRLSALTFRLPALRERREDIPLLVNHFLGESGKRVSPEVMRALVAYGWPGNVRELENEIKKMVLLTGDIEEIGAAVLSGKIVSVSQHAAPELDADLSGYDELAFDEQYSLYDYLEAHERRFIIQALRERNGVKKHAAAALNIPESTLRLKIKQYNIDLDRLDAVN
- a CDS encoding TonB-dependent receptor, producing the protein MVFNTRKTRVVLAAIAGMLALLPLIVLAGSTGQIKGRIIDAETGEPVVQASVLILGTTMGNTTDLDGYYLISRVPPGTYTVRMSSVEYKTVDITDVVVSADLTSEQNREVEKKVTELDETITVKGTRDLLDKFQTGTQVNISQETIKHRPVQTVDALLEQVPGVQTTAAGEVFVRGGRAGEVSFIVDGVPIGDPLGGLGQSGANLSLVSGSIQEIQIIKDGFDPEYGNALSGIVNIRSQTGSKDATRFNMQILTDDLGNSDLNEFSRNYDYMRASISGPDPIIADKLFPALGLNFLVDKEFTYYLYGEMEKDDGVFQYTSFDTPETRRDWSSFNLFGFDVPERLRNRYHVQANFKMRPKQNMRVVLSLKKWITRNTKFAWDHRYSSATAPVERQERSAVSLELIQQVSKDMNYEAILSVTNFAYSEKPGDPDNPGRGLDPDDFLLQSDWEDWSDTNRNGIYDAPEPVINLFPDTATFGTNFSGPAYTYGEFYDLDGDGVFDDDALILPNVQGGGIIEGNFRFNNNGVYDLLEGEAFIDLNGNGVWDRGEFLTDKNGNGQLDRYRLSPINTRDDEPFIDGDSILGEPFTDINSNGGYDIGIDIFVISDDENVNQDYNHNGRYDGPEDRWTPKVPYWDRNGNGIYDEPNTVYDPGEPYVDVNGNGEYDFGGSGTFLNSNQHQDTTRWHHREVRTYRGEVKVFRQMGKHEVKGGVALTYEDLIYQEIERPYLPYTGREDGGPYPDRGAFRDFYSFKPWTGTVYMRDKLEYGSMIANLGLRLDFFLQDTDRLADILRSDDRGGIIDGDRHKISPRIGFSYPISDKAKVYFNYGHFFQLPQFMLMYARNTSSVNQNDVIGNPNLDYQKTIQYSFGVKYAMSESYSVDLQGYFKDEFDKINSARIRDGSVFRQAYRNSDYGRSRGVEVTLEKRTGNVSGQVSYTYAFAFGKASKHNEFFLSDFLLSREPLSERALDNDIRHSLKAGIQIYMPRTSKPRLFGFPIPSGWSLTIQSVIESGMPFTPAQSFPDISADGTEDIERNSMRLPSTAVFDARFSKEFELAGVDWEVIFWVENLLDSRNVLGVYSGTGRADTDQNRNQVVFGGTEFSKNPLNWDYGRQIRVGLEMSL
- a CDS encoding PorV/PorQ family protein, whose product is MCIDNNRQRRRRLRVVLVAVLCMIGAAGLWLPGDVAAQAKVGTTGAQFLELGPSARAMGMAEAFSAVVDDISAVYYNPAALTSLLGREVMFTYVDMPADIQYGFLGLGFPLESIGGVLGFGAFGLTSGSMVERTYEQGTMEGTGREFSWNDFSMAVSYGRYLTDRFSVGVTLRYIGEFVHNYSTSGWSADVGTSYDTGYRGFKIAMAITNFGPDLQFIEKEYPLPINFRFGSAINVVESVEHVVTMSAEGSHPSDNLEKYNAGAEYMFKDRFILRAGGRFNYDADGFTAGGGVRVPFGEEGELRLDYAFQDFGILTEIHRFSMSIAF